In Bdellovibrionales bacterium, the genomic stretch CGACCTTTCCCGCCGCCTTTTTTCCGAAGCTATTGAAGAGCTTAAGCTTGAAGAACAGAGCTTCCCCGAATTCATCGCAGCAGAACGTCTTGTAGTCCTAATTTACTGCACCCTAATGGATGCACAAAAAATCTTCGATCTTACCGGAGCAGTCATTGAAATTGAGCTGGCAACCGAAGTTACTCTTGATTGGGAATTGATTGAGCATCCAGAGAAGTTTCTCGGCTCTAAGCCATCGTTCCTAGCTCCTTTAAAAGATGCGCCGAGTGTTGTTGTCCTCGATACGGGCGTAAATAAGACTCATCCTTTTCTTTCCAACGCCATTGCTTTAGCTGGCTCTGTACATCCCGACGATAAGGATCATAGCGACGGACATGGGCACGGCACGAATATGGTTGGCGTCGCTTTACACGACGAGGCTGTCAGTTCGATTGCTCGAAGCGGCGGCGCTCAAAAACATACGCATTGGGTTGAGAGTATCAAGTTATTCACGGGCGATGCCTCTCGGTTGGCATCGCGTTCAAATGCGCCATTCTGGCCAAACATGACCCAACAAGCCGTCGAGCTTTCTCAAGAAAAGGGTAGAAAGTCAGAACGAAAGGCATTTGTTCTGGCTGTAACCGCCAACAATATTGAACCTGGTTCAGCAACTAGCTGGAGTCTTTCACTTGATGAATTGGCTTTTAACGAAGGCAAGGGACGCCTGTTCTTCGTGAGCATTGGAAACTCAGATGGCGAATCTTACTCCAAAATCATTAAGAATTTTCCCCACGAACTTATGTTGAGTAAATTGAAGGACCCATCTCAGTCGTTTAATTCTGTAACAGTCGGTGCGTTCACTAGCAAAGATGTCTTACCTGCGACCGACAGTTATAGGAACTACAGTCCACTCGCGAAAAGAGGTGGTGTGTCTCCACATACTTCTTCCGGCTTGCCATTCAAAACTGGCTATCGTGTACCCATCAAACCAGAGATAGTATTTGAGGGCGGAAACTTAGCGGTTGATAAAACGAATTTCTCAGATGATCGCGTCCCCACATTAACGACAACTACAACTGGCAGAGATCATCTCAACATGCCGTTTCAAGTTATGTACGGTACAAGTCCGGCGGCGGCTTTAGCCGGCTGCCTGTCGATGCAGATTTGGAATGAAAATCGAAATCTCTGGCCTGAAACAGTCCGCGGGCTAATGGTCCATTCTGCCTCTTGGACACCTGAAATGATGCAGCTGTTACCCTCAAAAGACGATCGCCTTGCCCTCTGCGGGTATGGAGCTCCGTCTCCTGAACTCGCTTTGTTTTGCACGAAGGACCGAGCTACAGTTATTGTGCAGGACTCATTGCCTAACTTGCAGAAAATTGCATCGAATACAGAACGACAGATGAAAACGTTTTCGCTTCCCGTGCCGAAAGCAACGCTGCTCGCAAATCCAGATGCAAAAGTAGAGCTTCGAGTTACTCTATCGTATTTTGCAGAGCCGAACGCAGCAAAAGGAATTCCCACGCGAGGCATGGATTTACTCTGGGATATCCAAGGGCCAGCAGAAGAAGATGACGAGTTCCTAAAAAGAATCAATGACGATATGCGGGAAGGAGATGAAGGCTCACCCGGCACCAAAAGCTTTAAGTGGGAAATAGGGATTCGCAATCGCCGCAGAGGAACTGTCCAAGGAGATCGCTGGAGTGGCTCTGCTGCTGATCTTGCGGGGGCGAAACTTATCGCAGTCTACCCAAAAAATGGATGGTGGAATTTTCGCAAAGATATGAAGTTTCAAAGCACTAGATTTTCGCTAATTATTTCAGTTATTACCCCAGGCATCGATGTCTATAATGAGATCAAGAATTCAATTGAAGTTGAAACCGAAATCGAAATTGATTTGTAATTTAACTGCCTTTGAGATGCGCCTTAGAGCCGAATTGGTGACAAAAATATATTCACCAAAATCCAGGCACTGTCCCCACGGGACTACTTTTAAGCACTTTAGAGCAGAATTTATCAGCACTACATTTTGGAGAATTTCCGTTCAGTGTTTTCACCCATGCCTTCTGATCAGTGATAGTCTTCTTCCAGAATTTGAGCCTCATTTTAGCAGGAAAGCTAGGTTCAACGTCCTCAAGGCACCAGCAAGGAACCAAGATAAACCCTGGCTCGATTCTAAGGGCCACATCATCAGCGACGAAGAGTTAAAAGCCATCTCGAAAGATTGGGACCAACTGATCTGGGAGAAATACCTAGAATCACTTGATGTGACACTTTCGGATCGACAGCCTAGGCCATGCGACTACGATGAGATGGCCGAAAAAATGGAGCACACTTGCTTTGAGTTTTCGCAAACCGACGCAGACGATGAAACCAAAGACAAGATAACTCAATTGTTTAGGCAACTATCGCCACAACAACAGAAAATACTCAAAATGATTTTCTGGGAAGGCCGAAGCGAGAGGTTCATCGCTCAGAATCTTCGGGTCTCGCGCTACACGATCAAGACACTTAAGAAGCGATCTTTAAAAAAACTGAGCGCTCTTTTGAAGCAGGTGTCCCCCATTTCGCCCTTAATGAGAGGTAAAGAATATTCTCTCAAGCAAGGGGGCGACAATGACAAAGGGGTTCTTTCGCTGGCTAAGAGGCATTTGCCGAAAGCTAGCTAGAAAAAATGAAAACATCGAAGACTGGGAGCGCTTAGAATTTCGAGCCAATAAGCCGGCAAAAAAACGAGACGAGCTATGAAGGCCGAAATTCTTGCCCGCGCTTCCAGTTTTCTTCCTAAGAGAAATCTTGATGAATCAAAAGACATCAGACTTCTGCATGAGCTGATGCCAAATTTAAGCGATGAAAAGGTTTTAGCCGTTTACTTCCGTTTTTGGGAGAGGCTTTTGATTGATGAAATTGCAAAAATTTTGGGTCTCACTTGGGATGAGGCCGACAAGCTTATCGACAGCGCGATTTTAGAGTTGAGAGAAGGTTTTTTAACAAAACAAGCCGCCGAACAAAAAGTGGCCGCTTAAAAAATACCAAGGAATTACGATGCAACAGCAAATGACAAAAAAAGAAAATAACGAAGAATCAAACCAGTACTTTAGGTTTCAGGTCTTTCAAGGAGAGAAAGATCCAGGCGGAAAAGTAAAAAAGAATAAAAGCGTCGGCATGGCCTACTTAAGAAATGGGCAAAATATTTATACGCTTAGGCTTTGGATGTTTTCTTGGGACAGGTACTACATTTTGCCGAATAAAAATGATTCGTCAAAATACGTTGTGATGACAAGAGAGCCTAATAGAAACTCTCAGGCCAAGAACAAGTTTTATTGGAACATCGTCGGCAGCTGAAAAGTAGATTCGGTTCAAGGTTTCATCAGCTTAGAGTTCGACCTCTTAGCTAAGCCAATTTATGTGAGCATTCACCCTGAGGGTTCAGCGTCCTCACACGCACTGCCGGAGCCAGAGCTTCTGGTTGATGCTGCGTAATTAAAATTTGAAAAAACAAATTGCGACTTAAAACAAATTACCAAGGAGTTTCATGTGAAACATCAAAAAGTATTACTAGTGCTAGGGATTTGCATTCTAACGATGGCTCTAATGCCAGAGCTGGCTCATGCCGGTCTTGAATCAAGTTTAATCGGAATAAAGACAAAGTTAACAGGCGTGATTATGCCGCTACTCTCGGTGATCGGAATTGCCATTGCGGCAGTCTCGTTCTTTACCGGGAACCCGCAAGCAAAGCAGCACATTGTCTACGCGGTGTTGGGCTGTATGTTCGGCTTTGGGGCGCAAGCCATCGTGGATTTTATTGCGCAAACGGTTCGCTAAGAATCTGGGGGTAAAAAATGGATGATGAACTACTCACAAGCCGTGTGCCAAGGGCACTAGAAATGAAATCAAAACTCTTTGGCTACGAATTGCCAGATTTGCTTTTGATTTTCATGAACCTTGCAATCACGAACCTTGTTTTTGGAACAACGTCCTTTCGCTATCCGCTAGTCTGGGGAACAACGCTATTCCTAGCGTTGTTCCTCTTTTTCGCGAAGCGTGGAAGGGCTGACAATTATTTGCAGCACTTAGCTGAGCACTATGTTCGCCCGGTGTACTTTGCGGCGGGCCGCAGTGACAAAATCTACCGCTTATTTAAGAGGAGCAAGAAATGAAAATTCAAAAAGATGCAAGCCTTGCTGAAGAGCTTCCCTATTGGGACTTTGTGCAAGGACCAAAATCCCACGCTATTTTATTTGACGGCTCCTTGGTTGGGGGCTTGCGTGTGGGCCTGATCGACATCGAGTGCTTTGACGAATCTGAAACAAATAACTTTGCGACAGGTCTAAGATCGGCTCTGAATTCAATCTCTGAGGGCACCACGTTGCAATTCGTGCTTGGAGTGAGGTCTGACTTTACGGACATGCTTGATCTTCATGAAAAGGGTAAAATCCAAGATATTCATCCCTTGGTAAAAAGCATTTCTGATTTCAGAGAGCGATCTTTAAAAAATGACATGGATGATGGCGAGCTTTATCGTCCTGAGCTGTGCATCTATGTCAGGGTGCCGGTTGTTGAGACCAAAAAGACAAGCATTTTTAAAAAGAAAGAGCTTTTTAACGAGGCTTCAGCAGCTGCTTATCAAGAAACTCTAGAGACCTTAAGTCAAAACATTGAAAATCTAAAATCGAGCTTCGATTCATTGGGTCTTCATTGTGAAGAATTAAACAAAAATGAAATTTTAGAAAATATTTACGAATTTCTAAACCCCAAGCGCTCACGCTCTGAGCCTGCTCCTTTGGTGAAAGCATTGGAGATTCCTGATCTTGAAAAGGAAGTTTTAAGTGAAGCCGATTGGCTCGCCAGCCAATCTCCAAGGGAGCAGCTTGTCTTTGGTGATTTGGTTTTAGGTTTTGAGCAATTCACATTGGATGGGTTTTATCATCGAATCATTACCTTAAAAACTTTGCCCGAGATCACCTATGCCGGAATGATGGCTAATTTCTTAAGGCTTCCGTTTCACTATGATTTGATCTTGTCGATGCACGTGCCGCCGCAATCAAATGAAATGGCAAAGCTTCAGCAAAAGCGAAAGATGGCCCATTCCATGGCGATGACAAGCGGCGGGAAAGCGAGCGACCTTGAAAGTGAATCAAAGCTTTCCTCTACTGAAGAGTTGATTCGAGAACTTCTAAACACGGGACAGCGTATTTACGCCGTTCAGATGAGCGTAGTTTTAAAAGCTCCTGCAACTATGGAAGGAACAAAACAACTGAACCGCGAAGTTCGAGAAGTTTTGTCAAGGTTCAGGGGGCTGCAAGGAGCCGAAGGCTTGGAAGAAAGTGTTGGGGCGTGGAAGGTACTAAAAAATGATCTTCCAGCAGCTCCGCTGCATCTAGAGCGTGCTCGCAAAATGAAAACCAATAACTTAGCTGATTTTATTCCGGTGTATGGCCCGCGCGAAGGTGATCAAGACCCTGCGGTGATTTTTAGAAATAGGATCAACGGACTCGTGAGTTACAATCCCTTCGATTCTGAGCTGCCGAATTACAACTGCCTTGTCACGGGATCGTCAGGCGCGGGAAAAAGTTTTTTAAATAACTGCATCCTGCTTCAAGAACTTGCAAGAGGCCTACGGGTTTTCATTATTGATATCGGCGGGTCTTACAAGAAGCTCACCGAAGCTCTCGGCGGCCAGTATTTAGAAATGAATTTGTCCGAAGAGTACCGAATCAATCCATTTGATATACCTGACCCTCATCAGGAGCCAAGCAACCAGAAGCTAAAATCACTTCTAGCCGTGATTGAAAGCATGGTGAGTGAGGACGAAAAAGCAAAGCTGCCTAAACTTGATCGTGCCTTACTAGAGCGAGCCATCATTGAACTCTATAAAAGCCGAAGAGCTAAGGGTGAGGTGCCCACGTTAAGTGATCTTGCGCGATACCTATCGGCATTTGAAGAAAGCTCGATGAAGGCAGTTTCAAAAATGCTTTACCTTTGGACTGGTGAGCGGCCCTATGGACGTTTGCTTGACGGCCCCGGCAGTTTGAGAACTGACGCCTCCATTTGCACTTTTGATCTTAAAGGGCTTTCGGCATTTCCAGATTTACAAAGCGTGATGATTCTAATTTTAACTGATTTTATCTTAACGCAAGTCGAAGGTGACCGTACTTCAAAAAAACGAATCATCTTAGATGAGGCGTGGGAGCTATTAAAATCAAATGCTGCGGCCTCGTTTATGGAGTATTGCGCACGGACTTTAAGAAAAACTGGCTCTGGAATCACTTTCATCACTCAGGGGGTTGAGGAGATTGTTGCAAGCCCCATTGGTCCCGCGATTTTGAACAACACCGCGACGAAGTTTGTTATGCTTCAGCGCGGAGACTCTGAAATTCTGCGAGACACTTTAAAACTCAACAACCAAGAACTGGGGTTGATTCACTCCTTAGGGCAAAAGAAGGGGGAATTCTCTGAAGGCTTTATGATCGAGGGCGATCATCGGCAGGTTGTGAGAATTTATCCAAGCCCATTTGAATATTGGCTTTCAACTTCGGACGCTCAAGACAACAAGTACCTAAGTGAATTAAAAGCCCAAGGACTTGATCTGGTTAAAGCCATTGAGCAAGCAGCCGTTACCTACCCCAAAGGAATATCCGTTGGGCGAAGAAAGGAATCCGCATGACGAAATTTAAGAAATTTTTTGTGATCGCAACTTTATGCTTTTGCTTAGGGGCACCCAAGCCCGCAAAGGCAGATTTGTTTGGCGGTGATGTGGCGGTGCTGGTGCAAATCTTAGCCAATGCCATTCAACAGTTGGCCCAGCTCCAGCAGATTCTTTCCACTGGCGGCGATACGCTGGGGCTTTTAAGAGAAATTAACCGAGGAATCCGAGATGGGCTCAACGTGCTCCAGATGATAAATCCAAAATTTAACCCTGGCATCTACGGAAGTGTTGATACCGCCGACCAGGTTTTAAGAATCATTGATGATCTTTACGGAAAAATTCCGCAGACCGCAGAGCTTAAGCTTCAAC encodes the following:
- a CDS encoding S8 family peptidase, which gives rise to DLSRRLFSEAIEELKLEEQSFPEFIAAERLVVLIYCTLMDAQKIFDLTGAVIEIELATEVTLDWELIEHPEKFLGSKPSFLAPLKDAPSVVVLDTGVNKTHPFLSNAIALAGSVHPDDKDHSDGHGHGTNMVGVALHDEAVSSIARSGGAQKHTHWVESIKLFTGDASRLASRSNAPFWPNMTQQAVELSQEKGRKSERKAFVLAVTANNIEPGSATSWSLSLDELAFNEGKGRLFFVSIGNSDGESYSKIIKNFPHELMLSKLKDPSQSFNSVTVGAFTSKDVLPATDSYRNYSPLAKRGGVSPHTSSGLPFKTGYRVPIKPEIVFEGGNLAVDKTNFSDDRVPTLTTTTTGRDHLNMPFQVMYGTSPAAALAGCLSMQIWNENRNLWPETVRGLMVHSASWTPEMMQLLPSKDDRLALCGYGAPSPELALFCTKDRATVIVQDSLPNLQKIASNTERQMKTFSLPVPKATLLANPDAKVELRVTLSYFAEPNAAKGIPTRGMDLLWDIQGPAEEDDEFLKRINDDMREGDEGSPGTKSFKWEIGIRNRRRGTVQGDRWSGSAADLAGAKLIAVYPKNGWWNFRKDMKFQSTRFSLIISVITPGIDVYNEIKNSIEVETEIEIDL
- a CDS encoding sigma-70 family RNA polymerase sigma factor; amino-acid sequence: MAEKMEHTCFEFSQTDADDETKDKITQLFRQLSPQQQKILKMIFWEGRSERFIAQNLRVSRYTIKTLKKRSLKKLSALLKQVSPISPLMRGKEYSLKQGGDNDKGVLSLAKRHLPKAS
- a CDS encoding TrbC/VirB2 family protein, which encodes MKHQKVLLVLGICILTMALMPELAHAGLESSLIGIKTKLTGVIMPLLSVIGIAIAAVSFFTGNPQAKQHIVYAVLGCMFGFGAQAIVDFIAQTVR
- a CDS encoding TraC family protein, which gives rise to MKIQKDASLAEELPYWDFVQGPKSHAILFDGSLVGGLRVGLIDIECFDESETNNFATGLRSALNSISEGTTLQFVLGVRSDFTDMLDLHEKGKIQDIHPLVKSISDFRERSLKNDMDDGELYRPELCIYVRVPVVETKKTSIFKKKELFNEASAAAYQETLETLSQNIENLKSSFDSLGLHCEELNKNEILENIYEFLNPKRSRSEPAPLVKALEIPDLEKEVLSEADWLASQSPREQLVFGDLVLGFEQFTLDGFYHRIITLKTLPEITYAGMMANFLRLPFHYDLILSMHVPPQSNEMAKLQQKRKMAHSMAMTSGGKASDLESESKLSSTEELIRELLNTGQRIYAVQMSVVLKAPATMEGTKQLNREVREVLSRFRGLQGAEGLEESVGAWKVLKNDLPAAPLHLERARKMKTNNLADFIPVYGPREGDQDPAVIFRNRINGLVSYNPFDSELPNYNCLVTGSSGAGKSFLNNCILLQELARGLRVFIIDIGGSYKKLTEALGGQYLEMNLSEEYRINPFDIPDPHQEPSNQKLKSLLAVIESMVSEDEKAKLPKLDRALLERAIIELYKSRRAKGEVPTLSDLARYLSAFEESSMKAVSKMLYLWTGERPYGRLLDGPGSLRTDASICTFDLKGLSAFPDLQSVMILILTDFILTQVEGDRTSKKRIILDEAWELLKSNAAASFMEYCARTLRKTGSGITFITQGVEEIVASPIGPAILNNTATKFVMLQRGDSEILRDTLKLNNQELGLIHSLGQKKGEFSEGFMIEGDHRQVVRIYPSPFEYWLSTSDAQDNKYLSELKAQGLDLVKAIEQAAVTYPKGISVGRRKESA